From the genome of Torulaspora globosa chromosome 2, complete sequence, one region includes:
- the ULP1 gene encoding SUMO protease ULP1 (ancestral locus Anc_8.72), translated as MSVDAYRRLKTDNYYTPLFSTISTFRSTNVPIFSSKRNMSRASEQLPRRCFSANDVDLSLKGTQSAGGVRQEGLLKGISSSFFEGGKSVWRKLAGSRHSIFEKAEESRNESFIKRSGTAVKRPLELDAALLPKKRKSVRDNLNDSEIFGQTSDNGAKMNPGQSELLQFSKDPFKWNDWQGEIPRAGAEEDGEPTQYGTSLIRRGRRSKGMTNVKPRSFQKATDEVNYLRMIFDGHYQLPKVLEEERENQLKMLRNDAEPQLKTSIVDLTKRIRDILLEKTGTRRLKEDDDLVILRERKINSLDKKRGEYEQRRLKFNRPLLHMDSEFRMYRKLLEERKHILDKVKEKKELGKQRNLVPQLKSEEIAFVQRTLARKDNAVLSNKGNLEVTVRDFKTLTPRRWLNDTIIEFFMKEIEASNKKVVAFNSFFYTTLSERGYQGVRRWMKKKKVQISDLDKVFVPINLNQSHWALGMIDITKKRIVYVDSLSNGPNAVSFAILSDLRDYVINESKNTLGSDFELENIECPQQPNGFDCGIYLCMNTLYLSQDTSLTFTQNDAVRMRIYIAHLVLNK; from the coding sequence ATGTCAGTCGATGCTTACAGGAGATTGAAGACAGATAATTATTACACTCCTCTATTTTCCACAATTTCGACCTTCAGGTCAACCAATGTGCCCATCTTCAGCTCGAAAAGGAACATGAGCCGTGCCTCTGAACAGCTGCCGAGAAGATGTTTCAGTGCCAATGATGTTGATTTGTCCCTCAAGGGGACTCAAAGCGCCGGAGGAGTACGACAGGAAGGTCTATTGAAAGGCATAAGTagctccttctttgaaggtGGGAAATCCGTGTGGAGAAAGCTGGCTGGAAGCAGGCATTCCATCTTTGAGAAAGCGGAGGAATCGAGAAACGAGAGTTTTATCAAGCGATCTGGTACAGCCGTAAAACGGCCTCTAGAGCTTGATGCGGCCTTACTtcccaagaagagaaagtcAGTGAGAGATAATTTGAATGATAGTGAGATATTTGGACAGACTTCAGATAACGGAGCCAAGATGAATCCCGGCCAATCcgagctgctgcagttctCAAAAGACCCTTTTAAGTGGAATGATTGGCAAGGTGAGATCCCGCGAGCCGGGGCAGAAGAGGACGGTGAGCCTACGCAATACGGGACATCACTGATCAGAAGAGGCAGGCGGTCAAAGGGAATGACAAATGTGAAGCCAAGGAGTTTCCAAAAGGCTACTGATGAGGTTAATTACCTCAGAATGATCTTCGATGGCCATTATCAGCTGCCAAAAGTACTAGAGGAGGAAAGAGAAAATCAATTAAAGATGTTGAGAAACGATGCGGAGCCACAGCTCAAGACATCGATTGTGGATTTGACAAAGAGAATTAGGGACATATTGCTTGAAAAAACTGGCACCAGGCGTTTgaaggaagatgacgatttAGTGATCTTGAGGGAACGCAAGATTAATTCCCTGGATAAGAAGCGCGGAGAATATGAGCAGCGGCGTCTAAAATTTAACAGGCCGTTGCTGCACATGGACTCGGAGTTCAGAATGTACAGAAAACTTTTGGAGGAGAGAAAGCACATACTGGACAAGGtcaaagagaagaaagaattggGAAAGCAGCGAAATCTTGTGCCCCAGCTCAAAAGTGAGGAAATTGCTTTTGTACAGAGGACATTAGCAAGAAAAGACAATGCTGTCTTGTCAAATAAAGGTAACTTGGAGGTGACAGTACGAGATTTTAAGACTTTAACACCACGTAGGTGGTTAAATGATACAATCATAGAATTTTTCATGAAGGAAATCGAAGCAAGTAATAAGAAAGTAGTCGCgttcaattccttcttTTACACAACTTTATCTGAACGAGGATATCAAGGTGTGCGGcgctggatgaagaagaaaaaggttCAAATAAGCGACCTGGATAAAGTTTTCGTTCCGATCAACCTCAACCAATCGCATTGGGCCCTTGGAATGATCGACATTACTAAAAAACGGATTGTATATGTCGACTCACTCTCCAACGGCCCGAATGCGGTGAGTTTTGCTATACTCAGTGATTTACGGGATTACGTTATCAACGAGAGTAAAAATACGTTAGGTTCTGATTTTGAGTTAGAAAATATCGAGTGCCCGCAACAACCAAACGGTTTTGACTGTGGCATTTATTTGTGCATGAATACACTGTACTTGAGTCAGGATACTAGTTTGACATTTACGCAAAATGATGCCGTGCGAATGCGAATCTACATAGCGCACCTGGTGTTAAATAAATGA
- the VTC2 gene encoding vacuolar transporter chaperone (ancestral locus Anc_8.71), with protein sequence MLFGVKLANDVYPPWKDSYIDYERLKKLLKEGVIRDTSNGARKKSEGRDFAWSDHDESRFVEALDKELEKVYGFQIKEYNTLLERLGRLESQTNSEESIKNLDADAFQSMLEDLLSEAQELDNFYRLNYTGFVKIVKKHDKLHPKYGSVKSLLEVRLKELPFHSEELSPLLYRISLLYNILRSNFSNVSKSLEDAPKFSSVTGSLTGETNFESFKFWIHDDNLMEVKTRILRHLPVLVYASAPTENDDLIDRYGVLDTDVAAASSSSSGENQEGVQDKSLDPVINALYFDNEQFELYNNKLLKTNSAPTLRLRWIGRLIDKPAIFLEKRMVVEDPQTGNTELEETRLEMKTKYINGFIFNGDEKYKEQTLSKLKESGTRQDEIVKATNNFDSLQKFIMQEELQPVLRTTYRRTAFQIPGDDRVRVTIDSDILYIREDSFDKDRPIRDSNNWHRTDIDSNISNPMKILRSGEYSKFPYSVMEIKVKNPASGQGTGASTGKLRKHGQWISELTNSHLVKEVPKFSLYIQGVASLFGDQEKLDVLPFWLPELEVDIRIDPKQAYEKEKTKMKKRKEAQAEIDRMRRFSRISYPNIAEQQQTRQAQEENQSRVKQIEADLEDHESSDEEDEAHRKKTSRKHKPRTEATFLKILAGQNPKLTGVDSEDEEISLPPGVQKPTSYIKNAGPVKVEAKVWLANERTFNRWLRVTSLLSILTFSIYNSVKKAEFPELANFLAYVFFGLTIFTGIWSYSVYLKRLSAIKERNGKHLDAPLGPILLAAVISITLVINFVVAFREAYKDQNNSFSTMTSGELPSALKPIQTFIFRLVGAKK encoded by the coding sequence ATGTTGTTTGGTGTTAAATTGGCCAATGATGTGTATCCGCCTTGGAAGGATTCGTATATTGACTATGAACGgctcaagaaactgctAAAAGAAGGTGTTATTAGAGATACGTCGAATGGAgcaaggaagaagagtgAGGGTCGTGACTTTGCTTGGAGCGACCATGATGAATCGCGATTTGTGGAAGCGTTGGATAAGGAGTTGGAGAAGGTTTATGGCTTTCAAATCAAGGAGTACAACACTTTGTTGGAGAGATTGGGCAGATTGGAGTCGCAGACGAACTCTGAAGAGAGtatcaagaacttggatGCGGATGCGTTCCAAAGCATGCTTGAGGATTTGCTGAGTGAGGCACAGGAATTGGACAATTTCTACCGTTTGAACTACACGGGATTCGTCAAGATTGTTAAGAAACACGATAAACTGCACCCAAAGTATGGTTCTGTGAAGTCACTACTGGAAGTGAGGTTGAAGGAGTTGCCATTTCACTCTGAAGAATTGTCGCCGCTGTTGTACCGTATATCGTTGCTTTACAATATCCTGAGAAGCAACTTCAGTAATGTGTCGAAATCGTTGGAGGACGCCCCTAAGTTTTCTAGTGTGACAGGCTCGTTGACGGGAGAAACGAATTTCGAGAGTTTCAAATTTTGGATCCACGACGATAATTTGATGGAGGTCAAGACCCGCATCTTGAGACACTTGCCCGTGCTTGTGTACGCATCTGCGCCGACCGAGAATGATGATCTCATTGATAGATATGGGGTTCTCGATACCGATGTGGCAGCTGCGTCTAGCAGCTCCAGCGGCGAGAACCAGGAAGGTGTTCAGGATAAATCACTTGATCCCGTTATAAACGCGTTGTATTTCGATAACGAGCAGTTCGAGTTGTATAACAACAAATTGCTCAAAACTAACTCGGCGCCCACGTTGAGGTTGCGATGGATCGGTAGACTCATCGACAAGCCGGCCATTTTCCTTGAGAAAAGAATGGTAGTCGAGGATCCGCAAACTGGGAACACCGAATTGGAAGAGACCAGGTTAGAAATGAAGACCAAATACATTAACggtttcatcttcaacgGCGACGAGAAATACAAAGAACAAACCTTGAgcaagttgaaggaaaGCGGTACTAGACAGGATGAAATTGTCAAGGCGACCAACAATTTCGATTCATTACAGAAATTTATCATGcaggaagaattgcaaCCTGTTTTGAGAACGACTTACCGCAGAACGGCCTTCCAAATCCCTGGTGACGACAGAGTCAGAGTCACTATCGATTCCGATATTCTTTATATCAGGGAGGACTCGTTTGATAAAGATCGCCCCATCAGAGACTCTAATAACTGGCACAGAACCGACATCGATTCCAACATCAGCAATCCaatgaagatcttgagaaGTGGTGAATACTCTAAGTTCCCATACTCAGTCATGGAGATCAAGGTGAAGAATCCAGCGTCGGGTCAAGGAACCGGCGCTTCGACAGGCAAGCTAAGAAAACATGGGCAATGGATTTCAGAGCTAACCAACTCTCATTTGGTTAAGGAAGTGCCTAAATTTTCTCTCTACATTCAGGGTGTTGCATCATTGTTCGGTGATCAAGAGAAACTTGACGTACTACCATTCTGGCTGCCAGAGCTAGAGGTCGATATCAGGATCGACCCCAAACAAGCCTacgagaaagagaaaacgaagatgaaaaagCGGAAGGAGGCTCAGGCTGAGATTGATAGGATGAGGAGATTCTCGCGAATCTCTTATCCAAATATTGctgagcagcagcagacaAGACAAgcccaagaagaaaaccaaTCACGAGTGAAACAAATCGAGGCTGATCTTGAGGACCATGAGTCGtctgatgaggaagatgaagcacACAGAAAGAAGACATCTAGGAAACACAAGCCCAGAACCGAGGCtactttcttgaaaattttggcTGGACAAAACCCAAAGCTGACAGGTGTCGACTCCGAAGACGAGGAGATTTCCTTACCGCCTGGTGTTCAAAAACCAACCAGCTACATTAAGAACGCTGGTCCCGTCAAGGTCGAGGCCAAAGTTTGGTTGGCAAACGAACGTACTTTCAACAGATGGTTAAGAGTGACGAGTTTATTAAGTATTCTAACCTTCTCCATCTACAATTCGGTCAAGAAAGCTGAGTTTCCGGAACTAGCCAACTTCCTCGCCTACGTATTCTTCGGCTTGACGATCTTCACCGGCATCTGGTCCTACTCGGTTTACCTAAAGAGATTGAGCGCTATTAAAGAAAGAAACGGAAAACACTTGGACGCTCCGTTGGGTCCAATCCTTCTGGCTGCTGTGATATCTATCACTTTGGTCATCAACTTCGTTGTCGCATTCAGAGAAGCATACAAGGATCAGAACAATTCATTCTCGACCATGACAAGCGGCGAATTGCCCAGCGCTCTCAAGCCAATTCAAACCTTCATATTTCGCCTCGTCGGTGCAAAGAAGTAA
- the SEC4 gene encoding Rab family GTPase SEC4 (ancestral locus Anc_8.70) has translation MSGLRTVSASSGNGKSYDSIMKILLIGDSGVGKSCLLVRFVDDKFNPSFITTIGIDFKIKTVDINGKKTKLQLWDTAGQERFRTITTAYYRGAMGIILVYDVTDERTFTNIRQWFKTVNEHANDDAQLLLVGNKSDMDTRTVTYEQGETLAKELGIPFVESSAKNDENVNEIFFTLARLIQEKIDNDKLAGSPGTGREGNINISSGGGSARSGCCN, from the coding sequence ATGTCTGGCTTGAGAACGGTTTCTGCGTCATCCGGCAACGGGAAAAGCTACGACTCGATCATGAAGATCCTGCTGATCGGGGACTCCGGCGTGGGCAAGTCATGTCTGCTGGTACGTTTCGTCGACGACAAATTCAATCCATCCTTTATCACCACGATCGGCATTGatttcaagatcaagaccGTCGATATCAACGGCAAGAAGACAAAGCTGCAACTCTGGGACACAGCGGGCCAGGAGCGGTTCCGCACCATCACTACCGCCTACTACCGAGGAGCCATGGGGATCATCCTCGTCTACGACGTCACCGACGAGAGAACCTTCACAAACATCAGGCAGTGGTTCAAGACCGTCAATGAGCATGCCAACGACGACGCCCAATTGCTGCTAGTGGGCAACAAGAGCGACATGGACACAAGAACTGTGACGTACGAACAGGGCGAAACGCTGGCCAAGGAGCTCGGCATCCCCTTCGTCGAGTCCAGCGCCAAGAACGACGAAAACGTCAACGAGATTTTCTTCACTCTCGCTCGATTGATACAGGAAAAGATCGACAACGACAAGTTGGCAGGAAGCCCCGGCACCGGCAGAGAGGGCAACATCAACATCAGCTCAGGCGGTGGCTCCGCCAGGTCTGGCTGTTGCAACTGA
- the HST2 gene encoding histone deacetylase HST2 (ancestral locus Anc_8.74), whose amino-acid sequence MKLSKRVIRMGKSSAIKKVAEHLKNHPEAKVIFMVGAGISTSCGIPDFRSPKTGLYHNLAKLNLPFAEAVFDVDYFDKNPQPFYTLARELYPGNFKPSKFHYLMKLFENNKRLQRIYTQNIDTLEHQALISGSYVIEAHGSFSKNHCIKCSKEYPLEKFKSKLKIDETHSEDSGSTDFDYARCDDCGGLVKPAIVFFGEGLPSRFFDTWEEDQEWFLKEKEKNHLVLIAGTSLTVYPFASLPEEVPPEVRRALINQELVGDFKAFPREEDIIIHGDVDDAAQKLAAELGWLTDLELLAAGGQEASATEEVEILVSQLGGLDLDGKISTEKTET is encoded by the coding sequence ATGAAGCTCAGCAAGCGAGTCATCAGAATGGGGAAGTCCTCAGCAATCAAGAAGGTCGCCGAACATCTAAAGAATCACCCCGAAGCCAAGGTGATCTTTATGGTTGGGGCTGGCATATCAACTTCCTGCGGGATCCCCGACTTTAGGTCACCTAAAACTGGTCTATATCATAACCTTGCCAAGCTGAACTTGCCCTTTGCTGAAGCGGTATTTGACGTGGACTACTTTGACAAGAATCCACAGCCGTTTTATACTTTGGCGAGGGAACTATATCCTGGTAACTTCAAGCCAAGCAAATTTCACTAtttgatgaagctttttgaGAACAACAAGAGACTTCAGAGAATCTACACACAAAACATAGACACCTTGGAACATCAAGCTCTAATCAGTGGGAGCTACGTAATCGAAGCCCATGGTAGCTTCTCGAAAAATCACTGCATCAAGTGCTCGAAGGAGTATCCtttggaaaaattcaaaTCCAAACTAAAGATTGATGAAACACACTCTGAAGATTCTGGCTCGACTGATTTTGATTATGCAAGATGCGATGACTGTGGTGGACTTGTGAAGCCTGCTATTGTCTTTTTCGGAGAAGGCCTACCAAGCAGATTTTTCGATACCTGggaagaagatcaagaatggtttctcaaagaaaaggagaagaacCATCTAGTGCTAATAGCTGGAACTTCTCTTACAGTCTATCCATTTGCTTCACTACCTGAAGAGGTACCGCCCGAAGTAAGAAGAGCTTTAATCAACCAAGAGCTGGTTGGTGATTTTAAGGCATTTcctcgagaagaagatatcatCATCCACGGGGACGTTGATGATGCGGCGCAgaaattagccgccgagcttGGCTGGTTAACAGACCTTGAACTATTAGCCGCTGGCGGGCAGGAAGCTTCTGCAACCGAGGAAGTAGAAATACTAGTTTCACAGCTTGGAGGATTGGATTTAGACGGCAAGATATCGACAGAAAAGACGGAAACATGA